Proteins encoded in a region of the Drosophila busckii strain San Diego stock center, stock number 13000-0081.31 chromosome 2L, ASM1175060v1, whole genome shotgun sequence genome:
- the LOC108605489 gene encoding uncharacterized protein LOC108605489: MPNVAALKLAPSPPTCLLSSGLLVLDLLALQQQINANFILNAITNYKKSPFERKTLEFIDRKWQALQTLWREFRRRDKQINRDYSKTHPQHGYFQQELYALIQEKYMAARGRVSRDKRSLLKLTEAQHA, encoded by the coding sequence ATGCCAAACGTCGCTGCCTTAAAGCTAGCACCAAGTCCACCCACTTGTTTGCTGAGTAGCGGTCTGTTGGTGTTGGATCTGTTggcgttgcaacaacaaatcaatgcaaatttcatCTTAAACGCGATTACCAACTACAAGAAATCACCGTTCGAGCGCAAAACTCTGGAATTCATTGACAGAAAGTGGCAAGCACTGCAGACGCTGTGGCGCGAGTTCCGGCGACGggataagcaaataaatcgtGACTACAGCAAAACCCACCCGCAACATGGATACTTTCAACAAGAGCTTTACGCGCTCATCCAAGAGAAATATATGGCGGCTCGTGGTCGCGTGAGTCGCGACAAGAGAAGTCTGCTCAAGCTGACAGAGGCGCAACATGCTTAG